Proteins co-encoded in one Mycobacterium mantenii genomic window:
- a CDS encoding fatty acid desaturase family protein, which produces MTSAVKKSGGESPLARLSEQEIEKLAKELDAIHDEVFADLGDRDRRYIKTVISAQRQIVVVGRVLLLASRSKTAWALGTACLGMAKILENMEIGHNVMHGQWDWMNDPDIHSSVWDWDTASTAESWKHSHNYIHHTYTNIQGKDKDLGYELLRIDPSQKWAPRYLFQPISNVLLMLLFEWGVAIHDMDIEAIRKREKPWSEVRKDLKGISVKARAQIIKDYIGWPLISAGAFALAQLALRGKIEQPAQSRLGKRLRKVSNKGRIAALAGFLDKTVPGVESTYLRTLGADAVANLMRNVWSNAIIFCGHFPDQAYTFTPEEVEDETRGGWYVRQLLGAANIEGSPLFHIISGNLGYQVEHHLYPDMPSSRYSEIAPKIKDICERYELPYNSGPFGKQWLMVQRTILRLAFPGGKPRPKPGPYRSQDDRMDAQRPSEGARFRGRVPAEHPAAGPEHQSGGVDVQPPPRGKD; this is translated from the coding sequence ATGACCAGTGCCGTCAAGAAATCTGGGGGAGAAAGCCCACTAGCCCGGCTCAGCGAGCAGGAAATCGAAAAACTCGCCAAAGAACTGGATGCCATTCACGACGAGGTCTTCGCCGACCTGGGGGACCGGGACCGTCGCTACATCAAGACCGTCATATCGGCCCAGCGGCAAATCGTGGTGGTGGGTCGGGTGCTGCTGCTGGCCTCGCGGTCGAAGACGGCGTGGGCGCTGGGCACCGCATGCCTCGGCATGGCCAAGATCCTGGAGAACATGGAGATCGGCCACAACGTGATGCACGGTCAATGGGATTGGATGAACGATCCCGACATCCATTCCTCGGTGTGGGACTGGGACACCGCGTCGACCGCGGAATCCTGGAAGCATTCTCACAACTACATCCATCACACCTACACGAATATCCAGGGCAAGGACAAGGACCTCGGCTACGAGCTGTTGCGGATCGACCCCAGCCAGAAGTGGGCGCCGCGCTATCTATTTCAGCCGATCTCGAACGTGTTGCTGATGCTGCTGTTCGAGTGGGGTGTGGCCATTCACGACATGGATATCGAGGCGATACGCAAACGTGAAAAGCCGTGGTCGGAGGTGCGAAAGGACCTGAAGGGCATCAGCGTTAAGGCGCGCGCACAGATCATCAAGGACTACATCGGGTGGCCCTTGATCAGCGCCGGCGCCTTCGCCCTGGCGCAGCTGGCGTTGCGCGGCAAGATCGAGCAGCCGGCGCAGTCACGCCTGGGCAAGCGGCTGCGCAAGGTGTCGAACAAGGGTCGCATCGCGGCTCTGGCCGGTTTCCTCGACAAGACCGTCCCCGGGGTGGAGAGCACTTATCTGCGAACCTTGGGTGCCGACGCCGTCGCCAACCTGATGCGCAACGTGTGGTCGAACGCCATCATCTTCTGCGGCCACTTTCCCGATCAGGCCTACACCTTCACTCCGGAAGAGGTCGAGGACGAGACCCGCGGAGGTTGGTACGTGCGCCAGTTGCTCGGCGCAGCCAACATCGAGGGCAGCCCGCTGTTCCACATCATCAGCGGCAACTTGGGCTATCAGGTGGAACACCACCTGTACCCCGATATGCCGAGCAGTCGCTACTCGGAGATTGCGCCGAAGATCAAGGACATCTGCGAACGCTACGAATTGCCGTATAACTCCGGCCCATTCGGGAAGCAGTGGCTGATGGTGCAGCGCACCATCTTGCGGCTCGCCTTCCCGGGTGGCAAGCCGAGGCCAAAGCCGGGACCCTACCGAAGCCAGGACGACCGGATGGACGCGCAGCGGCCCAGCGAGGGCGCCCGGTTCCGTGGGCGCGTTCCCGCCGAACACCCGGCCGCGGGCCCCGAACACCAGTCCGGCGGTGTCGACGTGCAGCCGCCGCCGCGGGGCAAGGACTGA
- a CDS encoding class II aldolase/adducin family protein: MNAPNARRGGLEVWAPSVIPPIGVDLSHEQALAIAFRHLAGIGFAENMAGHITWQPDGRTDMFVNPWGLWWQEITASDICVVDGDAHVVSGRWDVTPAIHIHTELHRVRDDARVVIHNHPYYACVLAALGRLPELVHQTGALFLDDLCLVDTYDGEIDSPERAAELAARIGGANLTILANHGVIATGRTLPEAVYRAASIERVCKLAYDVMLTGKEPVAMNWSDMAGMQRSLIERAADVYWAGAARMTIKADVDVLS; the protein is encoded by the coding sequence ATGAACGCTCCTAACGCACGGCGCGGCGGGTTGGAAGTCTGGGCGCCGTCGGTGATTCCCCCCATCGGCGTCGACCTGTCCCACGAGCAGGCGCTGGCCATCGCCTTCCGTCACCTGGCGGGTATCGGGTTCGCCGAGAACATGGCCGGGCACATCACCTGGCAGCCCGACGGCCGGACCGACATGTTCGTCAACCCGTGGGGACTGTGGTGGCAGGAGATCACCGCATCCGACATCTGCGTGGTCGACGGCGACGCGCACGTGGTCAGCGGGCGCTGGGACGTCACCCCGGCCATCCACATCCACACCGAACTGCACCGGGTGCGCGACGACGCCCGGGTGGTAATCCACAACCACCCCTACTACGCGTGCGTGCTCGCGGCGCTGGGCCGACTGCCCGAGCTGGTGCACCAGACCGGTGCGCTGTTCCTCGACGACCTCTGCCTCGTCGACACCTACGACGGCGAAATCGACAGCCCCGAGCGCGCCGCGGAACTCGCCGCCCGCATCGGTGGCGCCAACCTGACGATCCTGGCCAACCACGGCGTCATCGCGACCGGCCGCACCTTGCCCGAAGCCGTCTACCGCGCGGCATCCATCGAGCGCGTCTGCAAGCTGGCCTATGACGTCATGCTGACCGGCAAAGAGCCGGTGGCCATGAACTGGTCGGACATGGCCGGCATGCAACGGTCGCTGATCGAACGCGCGGCCGACGTGTACTGGGCCGGCGCGGCGCGGATGACCATCAAGGCCGACGTCGATGTGCTCAGCTGA
- a CDS encoding NAD(P)H-dependent flavin oxidoreductase: protein MLAQFGMSVPLVAAPMSGGPTTPAMVSAANRAGALGLLAAGYKTVEAIEAEIKAVRAEGIPFGVNVFAPNPVPVDPQRYHAYAAIIQADADQFGLTLPPDPIEDNDRFDEKIALLLDDPVPMVSFTFGIPPRDVITALQRANSVVVQTVTTADEAAQAHEAGVDMLAVQAAAAGGHSGTLSPQRPLTPVGIVDLVRQVVAKVPLPVMATGGLATPAAVAEVIRAGATAAAVGTVLLRATESGASATHQAALVDPAYTETVLTRAFTGRPARGLRNAFIDAHEAQAPPGYPAIHYLTSPLRKAAAAAGKPDYVHLWAGTGYRHATAEPASDILRRLAADL from the coding sequence ATGTTAGCGCAGTTTGGAATGTCCGTTCCGTTGGTCGCGGCTCCGATGTCGGGCGGCCCGACCACTCCGGCCATGGTGTCGGCCGCCAACCGTGCCGGCGCGCTGGGCTTGCTCGCGGCCGGATACAAGACGGTGGAGGCCATCGAAGCCGAGATCAAAGCCGTGCGCGCCGAGGGAATCCCATTCGGGGTCAACGTGTTCGCACCCAATCCGGTGCCGGTCGACCCGCAGCGCTACCACGCCTACGCCGCGATCATCCAGGCCGACGCCGACCAGTTCGGGCTGACGCTGCCGCCCGACCCCATCGAGGACAACGACCGATTCGACGAAAAGATCGCGCTGTTGCTCGACGACCCGGTTCCGATGGTGTCGTTCACGTTCGGCATTCCGCCACGCGACGTGATCACCGCGCTGCAACGGGCCAACAGCGTTGTGGTCCAGACGGTCACCACGGCCGACGAGGCGGCGCAGGCGCACGAGGCCGGAGTCGACATGCTCGCCGTGCAGGCGGCGGCCGCCGGCGGCCATTCCGGCACCCTCTCGCCGCAGCGGCCGTTGACGCCGGTCGGAATCGTCGACCTCGTCCGGCAGGTCGTCGCGAAGGTGCCCCTGCCGGTGATGGCCACCGGCGGGCTGGCCACCCCCGCCGCGGTGGCCGAGGTGATCCGGGCGGGCGCGACCGCGGCCGCCGTGGGCACCGTGCTGTTGCGCGCCACCGAGAGCGGCGCCTCGGCCACCCATCAGGCGGCCCTGGTCGATCCCGCGTACACCGAGACGGTGCTGACCCGCGCCTTCACCGGCCGCCCGGCCCGCGGTCTGCGCAACGCGTTCATCGACGCGCACGAGGCGCAGGCGCCGCCGGGTTATCCCGCCATCCACTACCTGACCAGCCCGTTGCGCAAGGCCGCCGCGGCGGCGGGCAAGCCGGACTACGTCCACCTCTGGGCGGGCACCGGCTACCGGCACGCCACCGCGGAACCCGCGTCCGACATCCTGCGCCGGCTGGCGGCCGACCTGTGA
- a CDS encoding GbsR/MarR family transcriptional regulator: MPPEHNAAAIPGATRTMGRVYGWLLICAPPQQSLTQLAAALAVSKTSISTVARQLLDGGMVERLPSPNRQHLYRVRPGGFTSVLETQLSLMRLGIEPAEFALSVLGEDRAEQRQRIEDFRDFCELCTRAYGQQLMEMWTEYRKGKQP, from the coding sequence ATGCCGCCCGAGCACAATGCGGCGGCCATCCCGGGCGCCACCCGCACCATGGGTCGCGTCTACGGGTGGCTGCTGATCTGTGCTCCGCCGCAGCAGTCGTTGACCCAGCTGGCCGCGGCGTTAGCGGTGAGCAAGACCTCGATCAGCACCGTCGCCCGGCAATTGCTGGACGGCGGCATGGTCGAGCGGCTGCCCAGCCCCAACCGCCAGCACCTCTATCGCGTCCGGCCGGGAGGGTTCACCAGCGTTCTGGAAACACAGCTGTCCCTGATGCGGCTGGGCATCGAGCCCGCCGAGTTCGCGCTGTCGGTGCTGGGTGAGGACCGCGCCGAGCAACGGCAGCGCATCGAGGACTTCCGCGATTTCTGCGAGCTCTGCACCCGGGCCTACGGCCAGCAGCTGATGGAAATGTGGACCGAATACCGGAAAGGGAAGCAGCCATGA
- a CDS encoding ferredoxin reductase: MAERGAEPNVPWGRRMFLRAVRRLFSPLQPDDYLEMINPLWTTKELRGKVDRIEPEGSEAATVLIRPGYEWPGHKPGQYVRLGVVIDGVYHWRAYSLTSDPTPEDGLISVTPKKVDGGVVSPYLVQKIQPGDLVRLGEIEGVFTLPQPLPPKLLFISAGSGITPIISMLRSLDHHDQLSDAVVIHSTRTREQTMFLSALEELDRRHEGMRLDLRLTSERGRLGPDNLDEACPDWRERETFCSGPSEMLDALIEHWENHGDRDRLHFERFQPKIGGDANAGEGGTVCFLESEKEVECDGGTSILESGEQAGLNLAHGCRIGICHTCVGTLKSGKLRDLRSGEVTEPTGQDVRICINTAEGDVELEL, translated from the coding sequence ATGGCTGAACGCGGCGCCGAGCCCAACGTCCCCTGGGGACGTCGGATGTTCCTGCGAGCGGTGCGGCGACTGTTCAGCCCGCTGCAGCCCGACGACTACCTCGAGATGATCAATCCGCTGTGGACCACCAAGGAACTGCGCGGCAAGGTCGACCGCATCGAGCCGGAGGGCTCCGAAGCGGCGACCGTTCTCATTCGTCCCGGTTACGAATGGCCTGGTCACAAGCCCGGTCAGTACGTACGTCTCGGCGTGGTGATCGACGGTGTCTACCACTGGCGCGCCTACTCGCTCACGTCCGATCCAACGCCCGAAGACGGACTGATCAGCGTGACGCCCAAGAAGGTCGACGGCGGCGTCGTGTCGCCGTACCTGGTGCAGAAGATTCAGCCCGGCGACCTGGTGCGGCTCGGCGAGATCGAGGGCGTGTTCACGCTGCCCCAACCGCTGCCGCCGAAGCTGCTGTTCATCAGCGCCGGCAGCGGCATCACACCGATCATCAGCATGCTGCGCAGCCTCGACCACCACGACCAGTTGAGCGACGCGGTGGTCATTCACTCCACCCGCACGCGCGAGCAGACCATGTTCTTGTCCGCGCTCGAAGAACTCGACCGCCGGCATGAGGGAATGCGGCTGGATCTGCGCCTCACCTCCGAGCGTGGCCGGCTTGGGCCGGACAACCTGGACGAGGCCTGTCCGGACTGGCGTGAGCGCGAAACGTTCTGCTCCGGCCCCAGCGAGATGCTGGACGCGCTGATCGAACACTGGGAAAACCACGGTGATCGCGACCGGCTGCACTTCGAGCGATTTCAGCCCAAGATCGGCGGCGACGCGAACGCGGGCGAGGGCGGCACCGTGTGCTTCCTGGAAAGCGAGAAGGAAGTCGAATGTGACGGCGGCACATCGATTTTGGAGTCGGGGGAGCAGGCCGGCCTCAACCTCGCCCACGGCTGTCGAATCGGAATCTGCCACACCTGCGTCGGGACGCTGAAATCGGGAAAGCTGCGTGACCTGCGCTCAGGTGAAGTGACCGAGCCCACCGGGCAAGACGTCCGGATCTGCATCAACACCGCCGAAGGCGACGTTGAACTCGAACTGTGA
- a CDS encoding amidohydrolase family protein: MKSIDELANDLNFTTAKTGTERSVTFLPDPPRAPRRYTVISVDDHIVEPPDTFTGRLPRKFADRAPKVVETDSGGQTWVYDGKELPNVGFNAVVGRPVAEYGFEPVRFDEMRRGAWDIHARVKDMDLNGVYASLNFPSFLPGFAGQRLQQVTNDRDLALASVRAWNDWHLEVWAGSYPDRIIPCQLPWLLDPELGAKMIHENAERGFHAVTFSENPAMLGLPSIHTGHWDPLMAACAETGTVVNLHIGSSGASPSTTADAPPDVPGVLFFAYAISAAVDWLYSGLPSRFPDLKICLSEGGIGWVAGLLDRLDHMLSYHAMYGTWQALGEPLTPAEVLTRNFWFCAVEDKSSFVQRDRIGVDNIMLEADYPHCDSTWPHTQQTIHEQIGDLPPDAIRKFSWENASRLYRHPVPAAVQQDPEAF, encoded by the coding sequence GTGAAATCGATCGACGAGCTGGCGAATGACCTGAACTTCACCACGGCGAAGACCGGCACCGAGCGCTCGGTCACGTTTCTGCCGGATCCGCCCCGGGCACCGCGCCGCTACACGGTGATCTCGGTCGACGATCACATCGTCGAACCCCCGGACACCTTCACCGGCCGGCTGCCCCGCAAATTCGCCGATCGGGCGCCCAAAGTCGTCGAGACCGACAGCGGGGGACAGACATGGGTCTACGACGGCAAGGAACTGCCCAACGTCGGCTTCAACGCGGTGGTCGGACGGCCGGTGGCGGAGTACGGGTTCGAGCCCGTCCGGTTCGACGAAATGCGCAGGGGCGCATGGGATATCCACGCTCGCGTCAAGGACATGGACCTCAACGGCGTCTACGCCTCACTGAACTTCCCGTCGTTCCTGCCGGGGTTCGCCGGCCAGCGGCTGCAGCAGGTGACCAACGACCGCGACCTGGCGCTGGCCTCGGTGCGGGCCTGGAACGACTGGCATCTCGAGGTCTGGGCGGGGTCGTATCCCGACCGGATCATTCCCTGCCAATTGCCGTGGCTGCTCGATCCCGAACTCGGCGCGAAGATGATCCACGAGAACGCAGAGCGCGGCTTTCACGCCGTGACGTTCAGCGAGAACCCGGCAATGCTTGGGCTGCCCAGCATCCATACCGGCCACTGGGACCCGCTGATGGCCGCCTGCGCCGAGACCGGCACCGTGGTGAATCTGCACATCGGATCCTCCGGGGCGTCACCGTCCACCACCGCGGACGCCCCACCGGACGTGCCGGGCGTGCTGTTTTTCGCCTATGCCATTTCCGCGGCGGTGGACTGGTTGTACTCCGGACTGCCCAGCCGGTTCCCCGACCTCAAGATCTGCCTGTCCGAGGGCGGAATCGGCTGGGTGGCGGGGCTGCTCGATCGCCTCGACCACATGCTCAGTTATCACGCGATGTACGGCACCTGGCAGGCGCTCGGTGAGCCCCTGACCCCCGCGGAGGTGCTGACCCGCAACTTCTGGTTCTGCGCGGTCGAGGACAAGTCCTCATTCGTGCAGCGTGACCGGATCGGCGTCGACAACATCATGCTGGAGGCCGACTACCCGCATTGCGACTCGACGTGGCCGCACACCCAACAGACCATTCACGAGCAGATCGGTGATCTGCCACCCGACGCCATCCGAAAATTCAGCTGGGAGAACGCGTCTCGGTTGTACCGGCATCCGGTGCCGGCCGCGGTGCAACAGGACCCCGAGGCGTTCTGA
- a CDS encoding class I SAM-dependent methyltransferase, with amino-acid sequence MTATDQVDFTSVPWGSVEWTNLVTLYLRAHESRSKRPILGDKAAADAVDRIDYDFKRIHRMSLPASNQYLVALRARQLDDWCADFLARHPDAVVLHLGCGLDGRAFRLAVPPSVLWFDVDQPSVIGLRRRLYDDTERYRMIGSSVTELQWLDHVPTGRPTLIVAEGLLMYLHEDEVRRLLARLIDRFAGGEMLFDTLSALAPLMSKLFTRGIITWGIRDAREIATWNPRLRFLEQAPVLARYREIPSAAVRLIYRLMWMTAARHYDVLNRFEY; translated from the coding sequence ATGACCGCGACGGACCAAGTCGACTTCACTTCCGTGCCGTGGGGTTCGGTGGAGTGGACGAACCTCGTCACACTGTATCTGCGTGCCCACGAAAGCCGTTCGAAGCGGCCGATTTTGGGGGACAAGGCGGCCGCGGACGCGGTGGACCGCATCGACTACGACTTCAAGAGAATCCACCGGATGTCGCTGCCCGCGTCGAATCAATACCTGGTGGCGCTACGGGCCAGGCAGCTTGACGACTGGTGTGCCGACTTCCTGGCCCGCCATCCGGACGCCGTTGTGCTGCACCTGGGTTGCGGCCTCGACGGGCGTGCCTTCCGGCTGGCCGTACCGCCGTCGGTGCTGTGGTTCGACGTCGATCAGCCGAGCGTGATCGGGCTACGACGGCGGCTTTACGACGACACCGAGCGCTACCGGATGATCGGCTCGTCGGTGACCGAACTGCAGTGGCTCGATCATGTCCCGACCGGACGTCCGACGCTGATCGTCGCCGAGGGCCTGCTGATGTACCTGCATGAGGACGAGGTCCGCCGGCTGCTGGCGCGACTGATCGACCGATTCGCCGGCGGGGAAATGCTTTTCGACACGCTCTCCGCGCTGGCGCCGCTGATGTCCAAGCTCTTCACCCGGGGAATCATCACGTGGGGCATCCGGGACGCGCGCGAGATCGCGACCTGGAACCCGCGGCTGCGGTTCCTGGAGCAGGCGCCCGTGCTCGCCCGCTACCGCGAGATCCCATCGGCCGCGGTGCGGTTGATCTACAGGTTGATGTGGATGACGGCCGCTCGCCACTACGACGTGCTCAACCGCTTCGAATACTGA
- a CDS encoding molybdopterin-dependent oxidoreductase has product MVQRIRKSDTDTGPTTDSGGHGFPARLWRSPLRGPWLTSVFGSVLLVTLPIVILTGLLSYIAYGPRFGQAIPGDVGWLRLPTFDWPTTPSWLYRLTQGLHVGLGLVLIPVVLAKLWSVIPRLFVFPPARSIARLLERVSLLMLVGGILFEIVTGVLNIQYDYIFGFSFYTAHYFGAWVFITGFVMHVAIKGRRMWDGLRSLSLCDVLRTGRAETKAQPWQPDGLVAAEPGPATMSRRGALALVGGGALFLAFITAGQTLGGYTRPAALLLPRGRRPTDGPNGFEVNRTAAAAGISARDTAERWRLTLDGGPRPVTVDRAALLAMPQHSAVLPIACVEGWSTTQTWTGVRLADLARLAGAPAPDSARVSSLERAGAFAAATLQRNQVLHPDALLALRVNGADLSPDHGFPARIIVPALPGVHNTKWVASIVFRAAAHA; this is encoded by the coding sequence ATGGTGCAGCGCATCCGCAAATCCGACACCGACACCGGGCCGACGACCGATTCCGGCGGTCACGGGTTTCCCGCGCGGCTGTGGCGCAGTCCGCTGCGGGGACCATGGCTGACGTCGGTGTTCGGCTCGGTGCTGTTGGTGACGCTGCCGATCGTCATCCTCACCGGTCTGCTGTCCTACATCGCCTACGGGCCGCGGTTCGGCCAGGCCATCCCGGGCGACGTCGGCTGGCTCAGGCTGCCGACCTTCGACTGGCCCACCACTCCGTCCTGGCTGTACCGGCTGACCCAGGGACTTCACGTCGGGCTCGGACTCGTCCTCATCCCGGTGGTGCTGGCCAAGCTGTGGTCGGTGATTCCCCGGCTCTTCGTGTTCCCGCCGGCACGGTCGATCGCCCGACTGCTGGAACGAGTTTCGCTGCTGATGCTGGTCGGCGGGATCCTGTTCGAGATCGTGACCGGCGTGCTGAACATCCAATACGACTACATCTTCGGATTCAGCTTCTACACCGCGCACTACTTCGGCGCGTGGGTGTTCATCACCGGCTTCGTCATGCACGTCGCGATCAAGGGCCGCCGCATGTGGGATGGCCTGCGCTCGCTGTCGTTGTGTGACGTGCTGCGCACCGGCCGCGCCGAAACCAAAGCCCAGCCGTGGCAGCCCGACGGTCTCGTGGCCGCCGAACCCGGCCCGGCGACGATGAGCCGGCGTGGCGCGCTGGCGCTGGTGGGCGGCGGTGCGCTTTTTCTGGCGTTCATCACCGCGGGCCAGACACTGGGCGGTTACACCCGCCCGGCGGCCCTGCTGCTGCCACGCGGGCGCCGCCCCACAGACGGACCCAACGGATTCGAGGTCAACCGGACCGCGGCGGCGGCCGGCATCTCCGCGCGGGACACGGCGGAGCGCTGGCGGCTGACCCTGGACGGCGGCCCCCGACCGGTGACGGTGGACCGGGCGGCGCTGCTGGCGATGCCCCAGCACAGCGCCGTCCTGCCGATCGCCTGCGTCGAGGGCTGGTCGACCACCCAGACCTGGACCGGTGTGCGACTGGCCGACCTCGCCCGCCTGGCCGGGGCGCCGGCACCGGATTCCGCGCGGGTGTCGTCGCTGGAACGCGCCGGCGCGTTCGCCGCCGCGACGCTGCAGCGCAACCAGGTGCTGCACCCCGACGCGCTGCTGGCGCTGCGCGTGAACGGCGCCGACCTGTCCCCGGATCACGGCTTCCCCGCGCGCATCATCGTGCCCGCGCTGCCCGGGGTGCACAACACGAAATGGGTAGCCTCCATCGTCTTTCGCGCGGCCGCACATGCGTAG
- a CDS encoding class I adenylate-forming enzyme family protein: MSAGELEIVGSPAFTDEDSARFRAAGWWCDSTLSDAVRRNAERAPDHPSYLDHGGGAFTWREFDCAANGLAQSLAGSGVARGDRVAVWHGDGAAIHVLFVAIERCGAVVVGIGARAGTREASAILRTAQPKILVSDQPRSGAAAQVANDLRVPAVRLSHHEGTLRLDVDAEPAALPAGCELGPDDVFLINSTSGTTGLPKCVVHTQNRWHYFHQKAVANGLLTADEVFLPVIPTPFGFGLWTSHTTPIYLGATAVILDRFNTKATCEAIARHKVTVLCCVSTQLTMLMADPATRGHDLSSLRLVYTGGEALPYRPAAEFEDLTGARILQFYGSNETGMLSATTVDDSREHRLRTGGRLVPEMSVRLFDGDRDVTATGRGQPACRGPATSLGYLGGTDHDKLFTRDGWMRMGDICEIDADGYLRVTGRTSDFIVRGGKNISASQVEDAVMTHPAIAIAAAVAMPDPVFGEKVCLYAELTDSATVDLPGLVGHLLALGVSKELLPERLIILDELPRSSGGKIAKGRLREDIGARTEAGDERS; encoded by the coding sequence ATGAGCGCCGGTGAGCTGGAAATCGTGGGGTCGCCGGCATTCACCGACGAGGACTCGGCCCGGTTTCGTGCCGCCGGCTGGTGGTGCGATTCGACGCTGTCGGACGCGGTGCGTCGCAACGCCGAACGGGCACCGGATCACCCGTCCTACCTGGACCACGGCGGAGGGGCGTTTACGTGGCGTGAATTCGATTGTGCGGCAAATGGTTTAGCCCAGTCATTGGCCGGCAGTGGCGTCGCCCGCGGTGATCGCGTGGCAGTCTGGCACGGCGACGGCGCCGCCATCCACGTGCTGTTCGTCGCGATCGAACGCTGCGGCGCGGTGGTCGTCGGCATCGGCGCGCGCGCCGGCACCCGCGAGGCGTCGGCGATCCTGCGCACCGCCCAGCCCAAAATCCTGGTCAGCGATCAGCCCCGCAGCGGCGCCGCCGCGCAAGTGGCCAACGACCTGCGGGTGCCCGCGGTCCGGTTGAGCCACCACGAGGGGACGCTTCGCCTCGATGTCGACGCCGAGCCCGCGGCGCTGCCGGCCGGCTGCGAACTCGGTCCCGATGACGTGTTCCTGATCAACTCGACCTCCGGGACCACCGGGCTGCCCAAATGCGTCGTGCACACCCAGAACCGTTGGCACTACTTCCACCAGAAGGCCGTCGCCAACGGGCTGCTGACGGCGGACGAGGTGTTCCTGCCGGTCATCCCCACCCCGTTCGGGTTCGGGCTGTGGACCAGTCACACCACCCCGATCTACCTCGGCGCCACCGCGGTGATTCTGGACCGGTTCAACACCAAGGCCACCTGCGAGGCGATAGCCCGGCACAAGGTCACCGTATTATGCTGCGTCAGCACGCAATTGACCATGCTGATGGCGGATCCGGCCACCCGCGGCCACGACCTCAGTTCGCTGCGCCTCGTGTACACCGGCGGGGAAGCATTGCCGTATCGACCCGCGGCCGAATTCGAGGACCTCACCGGCGCCAGAATCCTGCAGTTCTACGGCTCCAACGAGACCGGGATGCTCAGCGCGACCACCGTCGACGACTCGCGCGAACACCGGCTTCGCACCGGGGGCCGTCTCGTCCCGGAGATGTCGGTCCGGCTGTTCGACGGCGACCGCGACGTCACCGCGACGGGGCGGGGACAGCCCGCGTGCCGGGGGCCGGCGACCAGCCTCGGTTACCTCGGCGGGACCGACCACGACAAGCTGTTCACCCGCGACGGGTGGATGCGCATGGGCGACATCTGCGAAATCGACGCCGACGGCTATCTGCGCGTCACCGGGCGTACGTCCGATTTCATCGTGCGCGGCGGCAAGAACATCAGCGCAAGCCAGGTCGAAGACGCGGTCATGACGCACCCCGCGATCGCGATCGCGGCGGCGGTCGCCATGCCCGACCCGGTGTTCGGCGAAAAGGTCTGCCTCTATGCCGAACTCACCGACTCCGCCACCGTCGACCTGCCCGGGCTCGTCGGACACCTGCTGGCGCTGGGCGTTTCCAAGGAACTGCTGCCCGAGCGGCTCATCATTCTCGACGAACTGCCCCGATCATCCGGCGGAAAGATAGCCAAAGGCCGGCTCCGCGAGGATATTGGAGCCAGAACGGAGGCCGGCGATGAACGCTCCTAA